A window of Thunnus thynnus chromosome 17, fThuThy2.1, whole genome shotgun sequence contains these coding sequences:
- the hrob gene encoding homologous recombination OB-fold protein has translation MTAMTCKLSGLFSIGEDFDDEDLLGTDWAVGSASGPADVAAAVSSCALRASSVTRREPEKNCLQQTGERSAAPCNGTASRSSTHTAAGQTVAPGLRQLSSSAQTHSSSPLPTLNVSQSNLASHQSHPNTETLQKPSVAQDDFDDWDVDLADLDECDRLVQPPAPSPPAPPVENVSSAKTLRPPACGGTQRPPAGGLRELGTAHKSFGSSSHTPPPRTFSAAHVRSPNPRPAHLPAPPQSPSVFPGFTATSPAPSPLSRTLNRPQQPQRPWATPGPSRQARSLFETISPGPQSSPTLSPHPLHTPVLTNRLVQLVSASNKLPKKRPRSEPHRPRTRRFPGPAGLLPQQPQGQSLDDIVVSVPQTPAHGAVARLPSQGSSSQTDEDEFNGGAWAAMKAEMGLDERNPSCFLQSYSVVMVLRKAALKQLAKNKVPNMAVLLKSIVHTHTDAKAVFKDPTGEIQGTVHRRLLEDRVGELKVGAVLLLKQVGVFSPSHRNHYLNVTPNNLLRIYTPDGFSLSSAELPPLVPESPARSPAVIREPISQMQLMFDDDEDEEEGQEEGKRADPRVDSSGGPREPAPQDLGWDADDDLDELLGELPEDTYSL, from the exons ATGACAGCGATG ACTTGCAAATTAAGTGGCCTGTTCAGCATTGGCGAGGACTTCGATGATGAG gACCTGCTCGGGACAGACTGGGCTGTGGGCTCAGCGTCTGGACCAGCCGATGTGGCAGCTGCTGTGTCATCCTGTGCGCTGCGTGCCTCCTCTGTTACTCGCAGAGAGCCGGAGAAAAATTGCCTGCAGCAAACTGGAGAGAGATCAGCTGCCCCGTGTAATGGCACAGCATCAAGGAGCAGCACGCACACTGCTGCTGGACAAACTGTTGCTCCGGGTTTGAGACAGCTCTCCTCCTCCGCTCAGACtcactcctcctcccctctccccacACTGAATGTCTCTCAGTCTAATCTGGCATCACATCAGAGTCATCCCAACACCGAGACGCTGCAGAAGCCCAGTGTGGCTCAGGATGATTTTGATGATTGGGATGTCGACCTGGCGGACCTGGATGAGTGTGACCGCCTGGTTCAACCTCCTGCTCCATCCCCACCTGCGCCTCCTGTTGAGAATGTATCTTCAGCTAAAACGTTGCGGCCCCCAGCCTGTGGAGGGACTCAGAGGCCACCTGCGGGGGGCCTGAGAGAGCTCGGCACTGCACACAAGTCGTTTGGCTCATCTAGTCATACGCCACCTCCTCGGACCTTTTCTGCTGCTCATGTACGATCTCCGAATCCCCGCCCTGCTCACCTGCCAGCCCCTCCGCAGAGTCCTAGTGTTTTCCCAGGCTTCACTGCAACGTCCCCGGCCCCCAGCCCTCTTTCTAGGACACTAAACAGGCCTCAGCAGCCACAGAGACCGTGGGCAACTCCGGGACCCTCCCGTCAGGCCCGCAGCCTCTTTGAGACCATTTCTCCAGGGCCCCAGAGCTCCCCAACTCTGAGCCCACATCCCCTTCACACACCAGTCCTCACTAATCGTCTGGTCCAGCTGGTATCTGCCTCTAATAAGCTTCCCAAGAAGAGGCCTCGCTCTGAGCCTCATCGGCCCAGGACCAGACGCTTCCCTGGCCCCGCTGGACTCCTGCCACAGCAG CCACAGGGTCAAAGTCTGGATGACATAGTCGTGTCTGTTCCTCAGACTCCTGCTCACGGTGCTGTGGCCCGGTTGCCAAGCCAG GGTTCCAGCTCCCAGACCGATGAAGACGAGTTCAACGGCGGCGCCTGGGCGGCGATGAAGGCAGAGATGGGATTGGACGAGAGAAACCCCTCGTGTTTCCTGCAGTCGTACAGTGTGGTCATGGTGCTTCGAAAG GCTGCACTGAAACAGCTGGCGAAAAACAAAGTGCCCAACATGGCCGTGCTGCTGAAGAGCAtcgtccacacacacaccgacgCCAAGGCCGTGTTCAAAGACCCGACAG GGGAGATTCAGGGAACGGTTCATCGCCGTCTCCTCGAGGACAGAGTGGGGGAGCTGAAGGTCGGAGCTGTACTGCTCCTCAAACAA GTGGGTGTGTTTTCTCCTTCCCATCGCAACCATTACCTAAACGTGACACCCAACAACCTGCTGAGGATCTACACCCCCGACGGATTCAGCCTGTCCTCCGCTGAGCTGCCTCCGCTGGTCCCG GAGTCACCTGCTCGGTCACCAGCCGTCATCCGGGAGCCGATTTCTCAAATGCAGCTGATGTTTGACGACGACGAGGACGAGGAGGAAGGACAAGAAGAAGGGAAACGTGCAGACCCTCGAGTCGACTCCAGCGGAGGCCCCCGAGAGCCGGCACCTCAGGACTTGGGCTGGGATGCAG